A part of Helicoverpa zea isolate HzStark_Cry1AcR chromosome 17, ilHelZeax1.1, whole genome shotgun sequence genomic DNA contains:
- the LOC124638033 gene encoding cysteine and histidine-rich protein 1 homolog isoform X1: protein MAEAPESEPMPSSSEGGVGPDVKDADEPLTKKRKITEKEGSDKLEHRLGGILCCAVCLDLPQAAVYQCSNGHLMCAPCFTHLLADARLRDEAATCPNCRVEISKTSASRNLAVEKTVSELPSECKYCTCVFPRHSLQHHEENTCEERLTGCRFACIGCPWLGPAHEARAHEAACAHPGKSAADVVATLAERERRARDAHAVYSQVLDLLSYEKITFNDLQLKPYRTEEFVHKLYYETSRFSAFGHQWVVKAFVNKNQRDPTQSSQREITYQAHNVPVVQVMGCGAGAGRRVTSRRHTPRYQRTMQPHTHTLTHTRARARHPHTPTTHPTHRLHNSKSFISRIKQYRDFYVFVI, encoded by the exons ATGGCCGAAGCGCCTGAGAGCGAGCCCATGCCGTCTTCTAGCGAAGGCGGGGTCGGGCCCGACGTGAAAGATGCCGATGAGCCATTGActaaaaaacgtaaaataacTGAGAAAGAGGGGAGCGACAAGCTCGAGCACAGGCTGGGGGGCATCCTGTGCTGCGCAGTTTGCTTGGACCTGCCGCAGGCGGCCGTGTATCAG TGTAGCAATGGACACCTGATGTGTGCTCCATGCTTCACGCATTTGCTCGCGGACGCGCGGCTGCGCGACGAGGCGGCCACGTGCCCCAACTGTCGCGTGGAGATCTCCAAGACGTCGGCGTCGCGCAACCTGGCCGTGGAGAAGACGGTGTCGGAGCTGCCGTCCGAGTGCAAGTACTGCACGTGCGTGTTCCCGCGCCACTCGCTGCAGCACCACGAGGAGAACACGTGCGAGGAGAG GCTGACGGGCTGCCGCTTCGCGTGCATCGGCTGCCCGTGGCTGGGCCCGGCGCACGAGGCGCGGGCGCACGAGGCGGCCTGCGCGCACCCCGGCAAGTCGGCGGCCGACGTGGTGGCCACGCTGGCGGAGCGCGAGCGCCGCGCCCGCGACGCGCACGCCGTCTACAGCCAGGTGCTCGACCTGCTCTCCTACGAGAAGATTACCTTCAATG ACCTGCAGCTGAAGCCGTACCGCACGGAGGAGTTCGTGCACAAGCTGTACTACGAGACGTCGCGGTTCTCCGCGTTCGGCCACCAGTGGGTGGTGAAGGCGTTCGTGAACAAGAACCAGCGCGACCCGACGCAGAGCTCGCAGCGGGAGATCACGTACCAG GCTCATAATGTTCCTGTCGTCCAAGTGATGGGCTGCGGCGCGGGCGCCGGGCGGCGAGTGACGTCACGCCGTCACACTCCGCGTTACCAAAGAACAATGCAACCACAtacacacaccctcacacacacacgCGCGCGCGCGCGACATCCTCACACTCCCACCACACATCCTACACATCGACTTCataactcaaaatcatttatttctcgAATAAAGCAATACCGagatttttatgtatttgtgatataG
- the LOC124638033 gene encoding cysteine and histidine-rich protein 1 homolog isoform X3, translated as MAEAPESEPMPSSSEGGVGPDVKDADEPLTKKRKITEKEGSDKLEHRLGGILCCAVCLDLPQAAVYQCSNGHLMCAPCFTHLLADARLRDEAATCPNCRVEISKTSASRNLAVEKTVSELPSECKYCTCVFPRHSLQHHEENTCEERQYKFSQMVVDTAQSRRYLDSLVRIVSSLVRSARRRPRRPQSYRGRVRRLTGCRFACIGCPWLGPAHEARAHEAACAHPGKSAADVVATLAERERRARDAHAVYSQVLDLLSYEKITFNDLQLKPYRTEEFVHKLYYETSRFSAFGHQWVVKAFVNKNQRDPTQSSQREITYQLILKSKAACALAVQWVALRGPYGEARVRPELAAHSFHDDAPDAPPLPLPLADDNDTNRLLSNKAIHFRLIMFLSSK; from the exons ATGGCCGAAGCGCCTGAGAGCGAGCCCATGCCGTCTTCTAGCGAAGGCGGGGTCGGGCCCGACGTGAAAGATGCCGATGAGCCATTGActaaaaaacgtaaaataacTGAGAAAGAGGGGAGCGACAAGCTCGAGCACAGGCTGGGGGGCATCCTGTGCTGCGCAGTTTGCTTGGACCTGCCGCAGGCGGCCGTGTATCAG TGTAGCAATGGACACCTGATGTGTGCTCCATGCTTCACGCATTTGCTCGCGGACGCGCGGCTGCGCGACGAGGCGGCCACGTGCCCCAACTGTCGCGTGGAGATCTCCAAGACGTCGGCGTCGCGCAACCTGGCCGTGGAGAAGACGGTGTCGGAGCTGCCGTCCGAGTGCAAGTACTGCACGTGCGTGTTCCCGCGCCACTCGCTGCAGCACCACGAGGAGAACACGTGCGAGGAGAG GCAGTACAAGTTCTCGCAAATGGTAGTCGATACGGCACAGAGCAGACGCTACCTCGATAGTTTGGTTCGCATAGTGTCCAGcttg GTGCGTAGCGCCCGGCGCCGGCCGCGCCGGCCGCAGTCGTACAGGGGCCGTGTCCGCAGGCTGACGGGCTGCCGCTTCGCGTGCATCGGCTGCCCGTGGCTGGGCCCGGCGCACGAGGCGCGGGCGCACGAGGCGGCCTGCGCGCACCCCGGCAAGTCGGCGGCCGACGTGGTGGCCACGCTGGCGGAGCGCGAGCGCCGCGCCCGCGACGCGCACGCCGTCTACAGCCAGGTGCTCGACCTGCTCTCCTACGAGAAGATTACCTTCAATG ACCTGCAGCTGAAGCCGTACCGCACGGAGGAGTTCGTGCACAAGCTGTACTACGAGACGTCGCGGTTCTCCGCGTTCGGCCACCAGTGGGTGGTGAAGGCGTTCGTGAACAAGAACCAGCGCGACCCGACGCAGAGCTCGCAGCGGGAGATCACGTACCAG CTGATCCTGAAGAGCAAGGCGGCGTGCGCGCTGGCGGTGCAGTGGGTGGCGCTGCGCGGCCCGTACGGCGAGGCGCGCGTGCGGCCCGAGCTGGCGGCGCACAGCTTCCACGACGACGCGCCCGacgcgccgccgctgccgctgcCGCTGGCCGACGACAACGACACCAACCGCCTGCTCTCCAACAAGGCCATACACTTCAG GCTCATAATGTTCCTGTCGTCCAAGTGA
- the LOC124638384 gene encoding SAP30-binding protein: protein MASQALASLTATYTDSEGEEDMEDQTPEKEELKETHSEPTSPKKIEDNNKPASAPVSPKRRLVSYVDDTVVSDEEPLSPAPETQDDMRRLSMETDTDEAVPRSEPEESEDGVAIPPEPPGKCPKELQDTIAKYYSRMLNEGLDMNKIIQDKKNFRNPSIYEKLIQFCDINELDTNYPPEIYDPLKWGKESYYDELSRVQKLEMDRREKEKKEKLAKIDFITGVAKKSESDDEKKRKSKWDQAAPNVSNKPTIKQPGLVQQPLTSNVTGTKGTIISAFGSLPKKPKI, encoded by the coding sequence ATGGCTTCCCAAGCTTTAGCATCGTTAACTGCAACCTATACCGATTCAGAAGGTGAAGAAGATATGGAAGATCAGACACCTGAAAAGGAAGAACTAAAGGAAACTCATTCAGAGCCAACTAGCcctaaaaaaattgaagataatAACAAACCAGCATCTGCACCTGTTAGTCCAAAAAGAAGATTAGTTTCATACGTGGACGACACGGTGGTATCTGACGAGGAGCCGCTGTCGCCCGCGCCCGAGACGCAGGACGACATGCGGCGCCTGTCCATGGAGACGGACACGGACGAGGCCGTGCCGCGCTCCGAGCCCGAGGAGAGCGAGGACGGCGTCGCCATCCCGCCCGAGCCGCCCGGCAAGTGTCCCAAGGAGCTCCAAGATACCATCGCTAAGTATTACAGCCGCATGTTAAATGAAGGCTTGGACATGAATAAGATCATAcaagacaaaaaaaactttaggaACCCAAGCATTTACGAAAAGCTAATACAGTTCTGTGATATCAATGAACTAGATACAAATTACCCACCGGAGATCTATGACCCATTAAAGTGGGGAAAAGAATCCTATTATGATGAATTATCCAGAGTACAGAAGTTAGAGATGGACAGAAGGGAGAAGGAGAAAAAAGAGAAACTAGCTAAAATAGATTTCATCACAGGAGTTGCTAAGAAATCGGAGAGTGATGATGAAAAAAAGAGAAAGTCTAAATGGGATCAAGCAGCCCCTAATGTATCAAACAAGCCCACGATCAAACAGCCCGGCCTGGTGCAGCAGCCACTCACCAGCAATGTCACAGGAACTAAGGGAACCATTATATCTGCCTTCGGCTCCTTGCCCAAGAAACCCAAAATATGA
- the LOC124638033 gene encoding cysteine and histidine-rich protein 1 homolog isoform X2 — translation MAEAPESEPMPSSSEGGVGPDVKDADEPLTKKRKITEKEGSDKLEHRLGGILCCAVCLDLPQAAVYQCSNGHLMCAPCFTHLLADARLRDEAATCPNCRVEISKTSASRNLAVEKTVSELPSECKYCTCVFPRHSLQHHEENTCEERLTGCRFACIGCPWLGPAHEARAHEAACAHPGKSAADVVATLAERERRARDAHAVYSQVLDLLSYEKITFNDLQLKPYRTEEFVHKLYYETSRFSAFGHQWVVKAFVNKNQRDPTQSSQREITYQLILKSKAACALAVQWVALRGPYGEARVRPELAAHSFHDDAPDAPPLPLPLADDNDTNRLLSNKAIHFRLIMFLSSK, via the exons ATGGCCGAAGCGCCTGAGAGCGAGCCCATGCCGTCTTCTAGCGAAGGCGGGGTCGGGCCCGACGTGAAAGATGCCGATGAGCCATTGActaaaaaacgtaaaataacTGAGAAAGAGGGGAGCGACAAGCTCGAGCACAGGCTGGGGGGCATCCTGTGCTGCGCAGTTTGCTTGGACCTGCCGCAGGCGGCCGTGTATCAG TGTAGCAATGGACACCTGATGTGTGCTCCATGCTTCACGCATTTGCTCGCGGACGCGCGGCTGCGCGACGAGGCGGCCACGTGCCCCAACTGTCGCGTGGAGATCTCCAAGACGTCGGCGTCGCGCAACCTGGCCGTGGAGAAGACGGTGTCGGAGCTGCCGTCCGAGTGCAAGTACTGCACGTGCGTGTTCCCGCGCCACTCGCTGCAGCACCACGAGGAGAACACGTGCGAGGAGAG GCTGACGGGCTGCCGCTTCGCGTGCATCGGCTGCCCGTGGCTGGGCCCGGCGCACGAGGCGCGGGCGCACGAGGCGGCCTGCGCGCACCCCGGCAAGTCGGCGGCCGACGTGGTGGCCACGCTGGCGGAGCGCGAGCGCCGCGCCCGCGACGCGCACGCCGTCTACAGCCAGGTGCTCGACCTGCTCTCCTACGAGAAGATTACCTTCAATG ACCTGCAGCTGAAGCCGTACCGCACGGAGGAGTTCGTGCACAAGCTGTACTACGAGACGTCGCGGTTCTCCGCGTTCGGCCACCAGTGGGTGGTGAAGGCGTTCGTGAACAAGAACCAGCGCGACCCGACGCAGAGCTCGCAGCGGGAGATCACGTACCAG CTGATCCTGAAGAGCAAGGCGGCGTGCGCGCTGGCGGTGCAGTGGGTGGCGCTGCGCGGCCCGTACGGCGAGGCGCGCGTGCGGCCCGAGCTGGCGGCGCACAGCTTCCACGACGACGCGCCCGacgcgccgccgctgccgctgcCGCTGGCCGACGACAACGACACCAACCGCCTGCTCTCCAACAAGGCCATACACTTCAG GCTCATAATGTTCCTGTCGTCCAAGTGA